TGCAATTGCAATTCCAATAAAAGGTCAAAGAATTAAAAAAGCAATGGCAAGTAAAACAGAAAAGGGAAGTAATATAAAAGGAACTAATTTAATACCTGAGAAAAAACCCAAATAATATGGAAGTTCTATTTCACTTCATCTATTCATAATAAAAACAACAAATGTAGCAACTATAATTCCACCAAAAATTGAAGTTTGTAAAGTATTTATTCCTAGAGTTTTACCTACTATAAAAGCATTGTCTGGGTTTGTATGAAAAAAGAAGATATCTAAAAATTCATTTTTATCATTAAAATGAATAAAAACAGATTGAATTGATAAAAAAATCAAATATCCAATAATAAACATAAATGTTCCATATATTCGATTTTTATTGGTAAAAGATATTACAACTGAAGCTCCAAAAAGCATTGCTAAATTTGCAAAATAATATCGGAGGCACCTTTAAAAAAATTTACAAAAATTATTGCAACAGATGTTGAAGAATTTGCACCAATTGCCCCACCTATTCCAAGCAATAAACCTGCAATCGGTAAAATGGAAATTGGCAACATAAAAGCTTGTGATAATTTTACAAGTGTTGTTCTTGATTTATTCTTAAAATTAAAAAAATATGTTTTAAAAAAATTGCTCATTTTTACTAGTCCTTAATTTTAAAAAGGCAAATTTAAATCTTTTTTAAAAACATAAGTTCATAGTTAATAATAAAAAAGTTGTCTTTATTTTCTTTGATCAAAATTTTCTATAATCATTAATAATTTTTTTATTGAATTTAATCACTTATTTTCTCTAAGATGTCTTTGTAAATAAGTATTTTTTTACTCAATTTTTTTAACAACTTTAATTTGCCTATTTAAAAAGATTTTTTATCAATTTTTAAGATTTTTTAAATTCAAAATTTTTTGATCGAATTATCAAATTAATCAATTTTTTTGTTTTATAAAAAGCTTTATGAAAATATAAAAAAAGAGAAAATTTACAAATCAAAAAATTCAATTGTATTAAATGAATTTAAAAAGATAAAACTTGAAAATATGTCATTTATGTTAGTGATTTTACTAACAAGAAAAGAGCCTTGTTTTTAAAGTATTTTGGATAGATAATAATCTATCCACAACTAAATTATATTTTTGGTAAAAATTAATTTTTTTGTTTAAAAAAAAGTTTCCAATTTTAAGCTAGAAAATTTTTAAAATCTGCAAAAAAGTTTTTAAAAATAAATTTTTATTTAATACTTAGAAGAGTTGTCTTTATAATTTAAACAAGATGAAAATTTTTCATAAAAAAAATGCAAAACTAACTGAAATCGAAAAAGCAATTGAAGAGTGAATTGAAAAAAACACCAAAAAATTTTTGGAACTTTCAATTAAAGAAGTTGCCCATAATTATGTTTTTTGTTCTGTTTCAGGAATAACAAGGTATATTCAAAAAATTGGCTATTCAAGTTATAGAGAATTTAGAAATGAAATTTTAGTCTCTTTTGGAAAAGAAAAAAATTATCAAGATGATCCTATTAGCTCATATATTGAAAATATTAATGTTTATTATTTATCTTCTCTTGAAAAAACTCTAAAAAATTTAAATAGAGAATCTTTGCAAACTGCAATTTAAAAAATAAGGCAAACAAAATTCACTATTACTTTTGGACTTTCATCTTCTTATGCAATTGCCACTGAGATGTCAAATGGTTTAAATTCTCTTGGATTTTTTTCAAGTGTTGCAAAAAGTATTCATGAAGTTTTTCTATGAATGAAAAATGTTGATTTAGATTCTATTTTAATTTTAATTTTTTCAAAAAGTGCATTAAATCATGAAGTTATGTTTTTGATAAATGCTTTAAAAGAACATAAAATTAATTCAATTTTAATTACAACTAATAAAAACATAATTAGTGAAAATAATTTTTGCACAATTCATTTTGAAACAATTGAACAAAGATATCGTTCAACGGCACTTTCTTCAAGGATAAATCAATTTTTAATAGCTGATATCATTTTAAAAAAACTCTTTTATAAATTAGATAAAAAACAAGAAAATGAAATCTTTAAAAAATTTAATGATCAATGAATTAACAAAGGACAAAAATAGTGAAATGACAAAAGAAAATATTTTTAAAACTACAATTTATAAAAATGTTTTTATAACAACAAAAGATGAGCAATTTTTAGGTTATATTGAAATTGATTCAAAAGGAAAAATTCAAAAAATAAAAAAAGGTTATACTAGAAAAATAGGAATTGATTGTAAAAAAAATTTTTTACTTCCTGGTTTTATTGATGGACATACTCATGGAGGTTATGGCTTTGCTTTTAATGATATTTTAGATCAAGATGGAGAAGAGAAATTTTTAAAATATCAATTTCAAGTTGCTAAAAATGAGGGAGTAGTGGCTAGTGTTTTTGCTACAGTAAGTGAGTCTTGAGATAAGTTAAAAAAATGTCTTTAGTTTTAAATGATTTAGTCATAAAAAAATATTAATATTTTATTTTGATATATGGAAGGTCCCTTTATTTCTAAAGAAAAAAAAGGAGCTCATGATGAAAATATCATCATCCCATTAAACGAAAAATATCTTGAATTTTTTAAAAAACAAAAAAATCTAAAAACAACAATAGTAGTAGCTCCAGAAGAAAATGATTATAAACTCATAAAAAAATATTCTAGTGATTTTCACTTTTCAATTGGTCATTCAAATTGTTTTGATTTTAGTAAAAAATTCAATTTAAAATACTTCAAAAGCTTTACTCATTTTTTTAATGGATCTTCAGGTTTTGATCACAAAAAAGAAGGCCTTATAAATACTATTTTTAGTCAAAAATTACCTAGTGATTTTTTAGTTGAAATTATCAGTGATGGCATTCATGTAAGTTCTCAAGTTTTAAAATTAACTTATCAAATTTTAAACATAAAAAATTTGATAGTTGTCTCCGATTCTCTTAGTCCAAAAGGATTAAAAGATGGAGTTTATTTTTTAGGAAATTTAGAGATAAAAAAAGAAAATAAAACTTTTTATTTAAACAAGCAAAACACCATTGCAGGAAGTGCTCTTGAATATAATAAAAACTTAAAATTTTTTAAAGAATCAACTAATGCTTCATGAACAGATATTGTTTATGTATCTTCATATAATTTGGCAAAAAATTTAAAACTTCAAAATAAATATGGAACTATAAAAGTAGGACAAAAAGCCAATCTCGTTTTAATTGACAAAGACTTTAATATTTTATTTACGTATGTCAATGGAAAAAAATATTAATTTCAAAAGTATTAATATTTTGCTTTGTTTTTTTAATTAAAAACACTTTTTAAATTTCATTGCAGCACGTTGTTTGTGTTATTAGAAAAATCATCAAAGGATAATAAAAGATTTTTAAATATAAATTAAAAAAACTAATTAAGCTAAGTGAGCCAAAAAAAGATGAAAATCAAAAAAAGAAAAATGATATTAATGACTCTTCTAAAGATAGAATCGGAAAATTCAAACTAAGCCAAAGAAAATAATTAGTGAATTATTAAGCATTAGTGCTCTAAAGAAGAATCTTTAGAAAAGTTTTTTAATTATATCTTAGCACTAAGAGATTTAGTAAGGAATCAAAACTCTAATATTCCATACAATAGAGTTGATTTATTTTGTGAAAAAGTTATTTAAAAATATTGTGAAACTCTAAAGTATTTAGCTCAATATCACAATAGAAAAACATAAATTCTTTTACTTTTCTTTATTAGGTTTATATACCAATATTGACTTGTAGCTACTAAGACAATTTAAAGAAAATTAAGATAATTAAAAATTAATATAATTACATAAAACATAAAGGCTATGTAAGATTTATTTTTATCAAAATTTATAAGAAATAATATGTTTTGATCAAATAATTCACTTATGAATTTAATAATAAAAATTAGAATATTATTTAATAAAAAAAGTATTTATATTTTTTAAAAAATCTATTAAAAAAATTTCAATTTCAATTAAACTAAATTTAATATATGAGAAAAAGTAAATTCAAAACCAGCTTTGAGGAAATGGAATATTTACTAGACCTTGATTATGAAACAATAGTTGAATATTTAAAGAAAAAATATGGAATTATTAGTGAATCATATTTTTTGAACAAAAATTGTAAAACTAGAAATACTAGAATAACAAGAACATCCGAGGGTCTATTTATTCACCATATCGATGAAGACAAAGAACAATTACTTTCTCGACCAAGAATAGCTATTAATTATCCTTGAGAATATCAACAAGGAGACCGCCTAGTTTATTGTAATTTGTTGGAACATTGATTGTTACACATTAAAATCACAATATCCCCTAAAGGATTTGGAGTAGGTTGAGGTGGTTTTTTATTAATTTTAAGCAATATTATGGATTGTTTGGTTGATTATAAATTTAGTCAAGAATGAAGAATACCTATTGGAGAATCAATTTTAAAAAAAGACAACGGTAAAGAAACAATTGCAATTATAAAAATGCTTTTAAAGAATTCTTATGAACATCCTCCAAGTTATCCAATAAAATTTCTTTTAGAAGATAGAAAAAGTTTTTATTATTCAATTCCTGAAAAAATAAATTGAGATAATTATGAAAATATAAAAAGAGAACTTGAACAATTTGTTCAAAAAGATAATTATTTAGAAATTTTAAAAAGAGACTTTGAACAATATATTCACGAAAATTCAAAAAGAGAATTTAAACAAATAATGAAGGATCAACAGATAGTGGAGGATCATCAAATAATGGTAGATCAACAAATAATGGTAGATCAACAAATAATTAAGGAATCACCTAAGAAAATGAAGTGATTAAAAAACATAAAAAAACTAATTAGAAAATTATTTGGATATTTTTTAAATTTAAAAGATGTAAATCAAAAAATATAGACCCTATTATTGAAATTTTCCAGGAACACAAATTTCAATATTCAAAAGATTATATGATATATAGATTTGAGGTTTTATATATCTAGTTAAAA
The sequence above is a segment of the Mycoplasmopsis pulmonis genome. Coding sequences within it:
- a CDS encoding amidohydrolase family protein; this encodes MEGPFISKEKKGAHDENIIIPLNEKYLEFFKKQKNLKTTIVVAPEENDYKLIKKYSSDFHFSIGHSNCFDFSKKFNLKYFKSFTHFFNGSSGFDHKKEGLINTIFSQKLPSDFLVEIISDGIHVSSQVLKLTYQILNIKNLIVVSDSLSPKGLKDGVYFLGNLEIKKENKTFYLNKQNTIAGSALEYNKNLKFFKESTNASWTDIVYVSSYNLAKNLKLQNKYGTIKVGQKANLVLIDKDFNILFTYVNGKKY
- a CDS encoding phosphoheptose isomerase family protein; this translates as MSNGLNSLGFFSSVAKSIHEVFLWMKNVDLDSILILIFSKSALNHEVMFLINALKEHKINSILITTNKNIISENNFCTIHFETIEQRYRSTALSSRINQFLIADIILKKLFYKLDKKQENEIFKKFNDQWINKGQK
- a CDS encoding MurR/RpiR family transcriptional regulator yields the protein MKIFHKKNAKLTEIEKAIEEWIEKNTKKFLELSIKEVAHNYVFCSVSGITRYIQKIGYSSYREFRNEILVSFGKEKNYQDDPISSYIENINVYYLSSLEKTLKNLNRESLQTAI
- a CDS encoding amidohydrolase family protein, with product MTKENIFKTTIYKNVFITTKDEQFLGYIEIDSKGKIQKIKKGYTRKIGIDCKKNFLLPGFIDGHTHGGYGFAFNDILDQDGEEKFLKYQFQVAKNEGVVASVFATVSESWDKLKKCL